Proteins from a genomic interval of Kaistia defluvii:
- a CDS encoding VOC family protein, with protein sequence MAPPITGVLETAIYVDDIERAAGFYRDILGLRPLLEDARLVAFDAGPSSVLLVFLRGATLSDVVLPGGTIPAHDSSGPYHFALRIPKDSLSQWRDHLVAKGVTVTAEMKWPQGGESLYFNDPDGHVVELATPGIWANDSDLPVSALQNGI encoded by the coding sequence ATGGCGCCTCCGATCACCGGTGTTCTCGAAACGGCGATCTATGTCGACGACATCGAGCGCGCGGCAGGCTTCTATCGCGACATTCTCGGCCTGCGGCCCCTGCTCGAGGACGCGCGACTGGTTGCCTTCGACGCCGGCCCGTCCAGTGTCCTTCTGGTGTTCCTGCGCGGCGCGACATTGAGCGATGTCGTGCTGCCGGGCGGCACAATTCCCGCGCATGACAGCAGCGGCCCCTACCATTTCGCGCTGCGCATCCCGAAGGATTCGCTGTCCCAATGGCGCGATCATCTGGTCGCCAAGGGCGTGACGGTGACCGCCGAGATGAAGTGGCCGCAGGGCGGCGAGAGCCTCTATTTCAACGATCCCGATGGCCATGTCGTCGAGTTGGCGACGCCGGGCATTTGGGCGAACGATTCCGATCTACCCGTCAGCGCCTTGCAGAACGGGATCTGA
- the sufA gene encoding Fe-S cluster assembly scaffold SufA, which yields MGVRSRFAVMTLTEAAAERVREIVEDSDEPVLGLRIGVKKGGCAGMEYTMKPVAEPDPKDERLEEKGATVFIDPAAVLYLLGTVMDFETTKLRSGFVFKNPNEVSACGCGESVMLKPADLSEATATADR from the coding sequence ATGGGCGTCCGTTCACGCTTTGCCGTGATGACCCTGACCGAAGCCGCCGCGGAGCGCGTGCGCGAGATCGTCGAGGATTCCGACGAGCCCGTGCTGGGCCTGCGCATCGGCGTCAAGAAGGGCGGCTGCGCCGGCATGGAATACACCATGAAGCCGGTTGCCGAGCCTGACCCCAAGGACGAGCGGCTGGAGGAGAAGGGCGCCACGGTCTTCATCGATCCTGCCGCCGTCCTCTATCTGCTTGGCACGGTGATGGATTTCGAGACGACCAAGCTGCGTTCCGGCTTCGTGTTCAAGAACCCGAACGAGGTCTCGGCCTGCGGCTGCGGCGAATCCGTCATGCTGAAGCCGGCGGATCTATCCGAGGCAACCGCGACAGCTGACCGCTAA
- the tenA gene encoding thiaminase II has protein sequence MSSLFERLKADAKSDWDAYVRHPFVLGLGDGSLPKPSFQHYLVQDYLFLIEFARAYAIGVYKAPNAMEMRKASAGMHAILDETSLHLKLCAEWGLSQDAVENTPEARATVAYTRFVQEAGLRGDMLDLIVALSPCVVGYAEIGTALAASGTGLDGLNPYAPWIHEYAGEGYQAVAEASLAQIDRLAADYLTEARYPRLLEIFRQAVRLEADFWQMGLDLAG, from the coding sequence TTGTCGAGCCTGTTTGAGCGCCTGAAGGCAGACGCGAAATCCGATTGGGACGCCTATGTGCGCCATCCCTTCGTCCTCGGCCTCGGGGACGGCTCGCTGCCCAAGCCCAGCTTCCAGCACTACCTCGTGCAGGACTATCTGTTCCTGATCGAATTCGCCCGCGCCTATGCAATCGGCGTCTACAAGGCGCCCAACGCGATGGAAATGCGCAAGGCGTCGGCCGGCATGCACGCGATTCTCGACGAGACCAGCCTGCATCTGAAGCTCTGCGCCGAATGGGGCCTGTCGCAGGACGCCGTGGAGAACACGCCGGAAGCCCGCGCCACTGTCGCCTATACGCGCTTCGTCCAGGAGGCGGGCCTTCGCGGCGACATGCTGGATCTCATCGTCGCGCTGTCGCCCTGCGTCGTCGGCTATGCCGAGATTGGTACCGCTCTTGCGGCGTCCGGCACCGGTCTTGATGGCCTAAATCCCTATGCGCCGTGGATCCACGAATATGCGGGCGAGGGCTATCAGGCCGTGGCCGAGGCGAGCCTTGCCCAGATCGACCGGCTTGCGGCAGATTACCTGACCGAGGCGCGCTATCCGCGCCTGCTGGAGATCTTCCGCCAGGCCGTTCGTCTGGAAGCCGATTTCTGGCAGATGGGTCTCGATCTCGCAGGCTGA
- a CDS encoding TfoX/Sxy family protein, whose translation MTADLEYLAELFEPVGGVRIRRMFGGLGFFRDGLMFGIWQSDGIFLKADDETRPGFEAEGCGPFVYGSKNGGKTSLNYYRIPERLLDDTDELRDWALAAIDVAIRANAKKPVKQRK comes from the coding sequence ATGACGGCTGATCTCGAATACCTCGCCGAATTGTTCGAGCCGGTCGGCGGCGTCCGCATCCGCCGCATGTTCGGCGGTCTCGGCTTCTTTCGCGACGGCCTGATGTTCGGCATCTGGCAGAGCGACGGGATCTTCCTGAAGGCCGACGACGAAACGCGTCCGGGCTTCGAGGCGGAGGGCTGCGGCCCTTTCGTCTATGGCTCGAAGAACGGCGGCAAGACGTCCCTGAACTACTACCGCATCCCGGAGCGCCTGCTCGACGACACCGACGAGTTGCGCGATTGGGCGCTGGCCGCGATCGACGTGGCGATCCGCGCCAACGCGAAAAAGCCGGTGAAGCAGCGGAAGTAA
- a CDS encoding acyl-[ACP]--phospholipid O-acyltransferase: protein MDASAQTPSPDAPPLDRKQAGSPPLLKTPGFLPLFIVQWFGAFADNALKSAFGFMVAYGGADLFGLSPQVAVTLGGAVFMLPFFLFSGVSGRLSDTVDKKLVVRWTRLAEVALAILSSIAIMIHSAPLALLGMFFYAVQSTIFGPAKYSILPQFVSRERLVAANALFEGSTFVAILLGTLFGGLTIGLGGQWIAIVGLVSVALVGAVAAFFIPSAPPAPGAGKFKFSLVGSSRDAFAAIRRKRTLFLAVSGISWFWMIGLIVMSVFPDFAKTTLKVDEIVANLLVAAFVIGIALGSAATAKLLAGRISARHTPIGALVMAAFMVDLSHSASALGAVGAGGALDFGAFITSAAGIRVLVDLVGVAFGGGLFTVPLYALLQSRAEEHERSAAIAGNNIMNSAVMVAGTVIAAALLAAGVTTLQLLFWLGLANIIAAIVCLKFVPDELVKAIGHRLMQLLFRARVKGLENYGDGEDAAVVVINHTSFIDAVLIGCMLPGKPVFAINKYIAEKWWVQPAFLFFDLVPVDPTSPFTVRKMVKLVKEGRRLVIFPEGRITVTGALMKVYDGPAMIAALADVPIIPVRIDGAQYTIFSRLKGKVRRRLFPEIQMTVLPTRRIELTPGLVGRKRRHEAGHHLQAIMTEMVYETSPAAETLFDTLLRARHIHGKRPVLEDVTRNPIGYKQIIRGAFALGKSFAKLSAPGERVGVLLPNTLAAVVTFFGLQVTGRIPAMLNFSAGPASVDAARKAAEVKLVLTSRQFIEKGRLQPLVDSLGQNARIVYLEDLRGEIGLFRKLFAFAGGVAPRFLSRVAFQRPTDPQAEAVVLFTSGSEGTPKGVSLSHHAIQSNRQQIASVIDFSGEDVVLNALPLFHAFGLTAGCLLPLFSGVRQMLYPSPLHYRIVPEMAYDVNATILFGTDTFLAGYARMAHPYDFYSVRYVFAGAERVKPETRRVWSEKFGIRLLEGYGTTEMAPVISINTPMANRPGSVGKALPGIETRLEKVAGIEEGGKLLVRGANVMRGYYRAEAPGVLQPPVDGWYDTGDIVTIADGFITISGRAKRFAKVGGEMVSLAAIETLAGEFWPNHATAAAAVPHERKGEEIVLVTERPEADLSEFQRFAKMRGLSDIMLPRTVLFVEKLPLLGSGKLDNTAVTEIAVKAKTRPAEAVVA, encoded by the coding sequence ATGGATGCTTCCGCACAGACACCTTCGCCCGACGCCCCGCCGCTCGACCGCAAGCAGGCCGGCTCACCGCCGCTGCTGAAGACGCCCGGCTTCCTGCCGCTCTTCATCGTGCAGTGGTTCGGCGCCTTTGCCGACAATGCGCTGAAGAGCGCCTTCGGCTTCATGGTCGCCTATGGCGGCGCCGACCTGTTCGGCCTGTCGCCACAGGTGGCGGTGACGCTGGGCGGCGCGGTATTCATGCTGCCCTTCTTCCTGTTCTCCGGCGTATCGGGCCGCCTGTCCGATACGGTCGACAAGAAGCTGGTCGTGCGCTGGACCCGGCTTGCCGAAGTGGCGCTGGCGATCCTGTCCTCGATCGCGATCATGATTCACTCCGCCCCGCTCGCGCTGCTCGGCATGTTCTTCTACGCCGTGCAATCGACCATCTTCGGGCCGGCGAAATATTCGATCCTGCCGCAATTCGTCAGCCGCGAGCGGCTGGTTGCCGCCAATGCGCTGTTCGAGGGCTCGACCTTCGTCGCCATCCTGCTCGGCACGCTGTTCGGCGGCCTCACCATCGGGCTCGGCGGCCAGTGGATCGCGATCGTCGGCCTCGTCTCGGTCGCGCTGGTCGGCGCGGTCGCCGCCTTCTTCATCCCCTCCGCGCCGCCGGCTCCGGGCGCCGGAAAATTCAAGTTCTCGCTCGTCGGCTCCAGCCGCGACGCCTTCGCCGCCATCCGCCGCAAGCGCACGCTATTCCTCGCCGTCTCCGGCATTTCCTGGTTCTGGATGATCGGCCTGATCGTGATGTCGGTGTTCCCCGACTTCGCCAAGACCACGCTGAAGGTCGACGAGATCGTCGCCAACCTGCTCGTCGCCGCCTTCGTCATCGGCATCGCGCTCGGCTCGGCCGCCACGGCAAAGCTGCTCGCCGGCCGGATCTCCGCCCGCCACACGCCGATCGGCGCGCTGGTGATGGCCGCCTTCATGGTCGACCTGTCGCATTCGGCCAGCGCGCTGGGCGCGGTCGGCGCCGGCGGGGCGCTCGATTTCGGCGCCTTCATCACCTCCGCCGCCGGCATCCGCGTGCTGGTCGATCTGGTCGGCGTCGCCTTTGGCGGCGGCCTGTTCACCGTGCCGCTCTATGCGCTGCTGCAATCGCGCGCCGAGGAACATGAGCGCTCGGCGGCGATCGCCGGCAACAACATCATGAACTCCGCCGTCATGGTCGCCGGCACGGTGATCGCGGCCGCCCTGCTCGCGGCCGGCGTCACCACGCTGCAGCTGCTGTTCTGGCTCGGCCTCGCCAACATCATCGCGGCGATCGTCTGCCTCAAATTCGTGCCGGACGAACTGGTCAAGGCGATCGGCCACCGGCTGATGCAGCTGCTGTTCCGCGCTCGCGTGAAGGGCCTCGAAAACTATGGCGACGGCGAGGACGCCGCCGTCGTCGTGATCAACCACACCTCGTTCATCGACGCCGTGCTGATCGGCTGCATGCTGCCGGGCAAGCCGGTCTTCGCGATCAACAAATACATCGCCGAGAAGTGGTGGGTTCAGCCGGCCTTCCTGTTCTTCGACCTCGTGCCGGTCGACCCGACCAGCCCGTTCACCGTGCGCAAGATGGTGAAGCTGGTGAAGGAAGGCCGCCGGCTGGTGATCTTCCCGGAGGGGCGCATCACCGTCACCGGCGCGCTGATGAAGGTCTATGACGGACCGGCGATGATCGCGGCTCTTGCCGACGTGCCGATCATTCCCGTCCGCATCGACGGCGCGCAATACACCATCTTCTCCCGTTTGAAGGGCAAGGTGCGGCGCCGCCTGTTCCCCGAGATCCAGATGACCGTGCTGCCGACGCGGCGGATCGAGCTGACACCCGGCCTGGTCGGCCGCAAGCGGCGGCACGAAGCCGGGCATCATCTGCAGGCGATCATGACCGAGATGGTCTACGAGACCAGCCCGGCGGCGGAGACGCTGTTCGACACCCTGCTGCGTGCCCGCCACATCCACGGCAAGCGGCCGGTGCTGGAAGACGTGACGCGCAACCCGATCGGCTACAAGCAAATCATCCGCGGCGCCTTCGCGCTCGGCAAATCGTTCGCGAAGCTGTCGGCGCCTGGCGAACGGGTCGGCGTGCTGCTGCCCAACACGCTGGCCGCCGTCGTCACCTTCTTCGGGCTGCAGGTGACGGGCCGCATCCCGGCCATGCTCAACTTCTCGGCCGGGCCCGCTTCGGTCGATGCGGCGCGCAAGGCGGCCGAGGTCAAGCTGGTGCTGACCTCGCGCCAGTTCATCGAGAAGGGCCGGCTGCAGCCGCTCGTCGATAGCCTCGGCCAGAACGCCCGGATCGTCTATCTGGAAGACCTGCGCGGGGAGATCGGGCTGTTCCGCAAGCTGTTCGCGTTTGCCGGAGGCGTCGCGCCGCGGTTCCTGAGCCGTGTCGCGTTCCAGCGGCCGACCGATCCGCAGGCGGAGGCCGTCGTGCTGTTCACCTCCGGCTCCGAGGGCACGCCCAAGGGCGTCTCGCTCAGCCATCACGCCATCCAGTCGAACCGCCAGCAGATCGCCAGCGTCATCGACTTCTCCGGCGAGGATGTCGTCCTGAATGCGCTGCCGCTGTTCCACGCCTTCGGGCTGACGGCGGGCTGCCTGCTGCCGCTGTTCTCCGGCGTCCGGCAGATGCTCTACCCCTCGCCGCTGCACTACCGGATCGTGCCGGAGATGGCCTATGACGTGAATGCCACCATCCTGTTCGGCACCGACACCTTCCTCGCCGGCTATGCCCGGATGGCGCATCCCTACGACTTCTATTCAGTTCGCTACGTCTTCGCCGGCGCCGAGCGGGTGAAGCCGGAGACGCGCCGGGTCTGGTCGGAGAAGTTCGGCATCCGCCTGCTCGAAGGCTACGGCACGACGGAAATGGCGCCGGTGATCTCGATCAACACGCCGATGGCCAACCGGCCGGGCTCGGTCGGCAAGGCGCTGCCGGGCATCGAGACGCGGCTGGAGAAGGTCGCCGGCATCGAGGAAGGCGGCAAGCTGCTGGTGCGCGGCGCCAATGTCATGCGCGGCTACTATCGCGCCGAGGCGCCGGGCGTGCTCCAGCCGCCGGTCGATGGCTGGTACGACACGGGCGACATCGTCACCATCGCGGACGGCTTCATCACCATTTCGGGCCGTGCGAAACGCTTCGCCAAGGTCGGCGGCGAGATGGTGTCGCTGGCGGCGATCGAGACGCTGGCAGGCGAGTTCTGGCCGAACCACGCCACGGCCGCCGCCGCCGTGCCGCACGAACGCAAGGGCGAGGAGATCGTGCTGGTGACAGAGCGGCCGGAGGCCGATCTCTCGGAGTTCCAGCGCTTTGCCAAGATGCGCGGCCTGTCCGACATCATGCTGCCGCGCACCGTGCTGTTCGTCGAAAAGCTGCCTCTGCTCGGCTCCGGCAAGCTCGACAACACGGCGGTGACGGAGATCGCCGTGAAGGCCAAGACGCGGCCGGCCGAGGCGGTGGTGGCGTAG
- a CDS encoding TetR/AcrR family transcriptional regulator codes for MARRSDHAPEELKRLALEAARAIVMEEGLRGLTVRRVAERIGYAPGTLYNLFANLDDLIVQLNAATLDALAVVLVEAARAELPARPERLVEAYFDFVESRPRLWSLLFEHRLPEGEDLPDWYRPKLAALISLVAEALGPLMPDRSIEARQAATVTMWAGLHGISTLAVTSKLTLVAETEPRELGHLLVRRMLGREA; via the coding sequence ATGGCACGACGCAGCGACCACGCCCCGGAGGAGCTGAAGCGCCTGGCGCTGGAGGCGGCGCGCGCGATCGTCATGGAGGAGGGGCTGCGCGGCCTGACGGTCCGCCGGGTCGCCGAGCGGATCGGCTATGCGCCGGGCACGCTCTACAATCTCTTCGCCAATCTCGACGACCTGATCGTCCAGCTCAACGCCGCGACGCTCGATGCGCTGGCGGTGGTGCTGGTCGAGGCGGCGAGGGCGGAGTTGCCGGCAAGGCCGGAGCGGCTGGTCGAGGCCTATTTCGATTTCGTCGAAAGCCGTCCGCGCCTCTGGAGCCTGCTGTTCGAGCATCGCCTGCCGGAGGGCGAGGACCTGCCGGACTGGTACCGGCCGAAGCTCGCGGCGCTGATTTCGCTCGTCGCCGAGGCGCTGGGGCCGCTGATGCCCGATCGCTCGATCGAGGCCCGCCAGGCCGCCACGGTCACGATGTGGGCGGGCCTGCACGGCATCTCGACCCTGGCCGTCACGAGCAAGCTGACGCTGGTCGCCGAAACCGAGCCCCGTGAACTGGGTCACCTGCTGGTGCGCCGCATGCTGGGCAGGGAGGCTTGA
- a CDS encoding lasso peptide biosynthesis B2 protein, with translation MTDGSVLRRAMFRAEMWFWARTLPLRCRKSRDFADIMRIADAGADRRYHGFAAPYIAHRAKRAARRPWVMRDRRCLREGILAYRFLTLAGIPADMYFGVDRKSIGSAKLSAHCWVVVDGKPLLNPPEPSMVTVFIEKNRAGHA, from the coding sequence GTGACAGACGGCAGCGTCCTGCGCCGGGCGATGTTCCGGGCCGAAATGTGGTTCTGGGCTCGCACCCTGCCGTTGCGCTGCCGAAAATCGCGCGATTTCGCCGATATCATGAGGATCGCCGATGCCGGCGCGGACCGCCGCTACCACGGTTTCGCCGCGCCCTACATCGCCCACCGCGCCAAGCGCGCCGCGCGCCGCCCCTGGGTGATGCGCGACCGGCGCTGCCTGCGCGAGGGCATTCTCGCCTATCGCTTCCTGACACTCGCGGGCATCCCGGCCGACATGTATTTCGGCGTCGACCGCAAGAGCATCGGCAGCGCGAAGCTCTCCGCCCATTGCTGGGTCGTCGTCGACGGCAAGCCGCTGCTCAACCCACCCGAGCCGTCCATGGTGACGGTCTTCATCGAAAAGAACCGCGCCGGACACGCCTGA
- a CDS encoding PqqD family protein, with translation MSRIEPSAVWALHENTSFQPLGDGEGGVLLDTVSGQLFTCNDTTAAFLSTVDGTRNFAGILTELETVFDVDADMLRDDMSELANHLASEGLIVRVDK, from the coding sequence GTGTCTAGAATCGAGCCGAGCGCCGTTTGGGCGCTTCATGAAAATACAAGCTTTCAGCCGCTCGGCGACGGCGAAGGCGGCGTGCTGCTCGACACCGTGTCGGGCCAGCTGTTCACCTGCAACGACACTACGGCAGCCTTCCTGTCGACGGTCGACGGAACGCGCAACTTCGCCGGCATCCTGACGGAACTCGAGACGGTCTTCGACGTCGACGCCGACATGCTGCGCGACGACATGTCGGAACTCGCCAACCATCTGGCCTCCGAAGGCCTGATCGTTCGCGTCGACAAGTGA
- a CDS encoding nucleotidyltransferase family protein yields MSTVDVAEAVPLRGGTPRRLSRADGRLLIALADPESSLAPMSLAPERAHLLLSQAERHGVLPAVLRKLRPILASADLRPVRDDFVARFSAGVAFNMQLRVEAKRLATALRAAHQPALLIKGHDFADNIYPDPVLRPTSDIDIIVPLKSLASVEAVVASSGFGLLPDQRDDEQLERKWIHSVHRRLMLEIQGNLVHAPGLRSKLSLGFAELCPHGDPAEAARPSTRLAIAGVHAASSHHFELLRLVVDVLQAARRLQGAAEEQTLEDLVRRSGIRLALVAALDLAATLYDDKRCREIGRALAPVRFRGAARLLINGDVVMAMETGERALQSWRRSLFRELLKRGPGRDSLPSS; encoded by the coding sequence ATGTCCACCGTTGACGTTGCCGAGGCCGTACCGCTTCGAGGCGGTACGCCGCGCCGCCTCTCGCGCGCCGATGGCCGGTTGCTGATCGCGCTCGCCGATCCGGAATCGAGCCTGGCTCCGATGTCGCTCGCGCCCGAGCGCGCGCATCTGCTGCTGTCGCAGGCCGAGCGCCATGGCGTGCTGCCGGCGGTGCTGCGCAAGCTGCGGCCGATCCTGGCCAGCGCCGACCTTCGGCCGGTGCGCGACGATTTCGTGGCGCGTTTCTCGGCCGGCGTCGCCTTCAACATGCAGCTGCGCGTCGAGGCGAAGCGTCTTGCCACCGCGCTGCGCGCTGCCCATCAGCCGGCGCTGCTGATCAAGGGCCATGATTTCGCCGACAACATCTATCCAGACCCGGTCCTGCGCCCGACCAGCGACATCGACATCATCGTCCCGCTCAAGAGCCTCGCCTCGGTCGAGGCGGTGGTGGCGTCGTCCGGCTTCGGGCTGTTGCCGGACCAGCGCGACGACGAGCAGCTGGAGCGCAAGTGGATCCATTCGGTCCATCGCCGCCTGATGCTGGAGATCCAGGGCAATCTGGTGCACGCGCCCGGTCTGCGCTCGAAGCTGTCGCTCGGCTTCGCGGAGCTCTGCCCGCATGGCGACCCGGCCGAGGCGGCGCGGCCGTCGACGCGGCTGGCGATCGCCGGCGTCCATGCGGCGAGCTCGCACCATTTCGAACTTCTGCGGCTGGTCGTCGACGTGCTGCAGGCGGCGCGTCGGCTGCAGGGCGCGGCGGAGGAACAGACGCTGGAGGATCTGGTGCGCCGTTCGGGCATCCGCCTGGCGCTGGTCGCCGCGCTCGATCTGGCGGCGACGCTGTACGACGACAAGCGATGCCGGGAAATCGGCCGCGCTCTGGCGCCGGTGCGCTTCCGCGGCGCGGCGCGGCTGCTCATCAATGGCGATGTCGTGATGGCGATGGAAACCGGCGAGCGGGCCCTGCAATCCTGGCGGCGGTCGCTGTTTCGCGAATTGCTGAAGCGCGGCCCGGGACGCGATTCGCTTCCCTCGTCATGA
- a CDS encoding Crp/Fnr family transcriptional regulator, with amino-acid sequence MQVADIVSRLGRTSFFNGLERDDLTRLAQIARVSTYAADTILFSQGDESDGLYAVVDGIVRIFLTADDSRELTIQLYEEGEVIGEIALIDGLPRSAGAATLTETRLIFIPRQSFLNLLDSSSQLQRQIILSLCERLRHTNEQVNRAVFTDLRHRLLVLLRQLALIHGRIERDVAVVELDLTQGTLAQMLGASREAVNKQIRALIKEGRLSVDGHRIIVHRSTRET; translated from the coding sequence GTGCAGGTCGCCGACATCGTTTCCCGGCTCGGACGGACGAGCTTCTTTAACGGCCTCGAGAGGGACGACCTGACGCGCCTCGCCCAGATCGCGCGCGTCTCGACCTATGCGGCCGATACCATCCTGTTCTCGCAGGGCGACGAATCCGACGGGCTCTACGCCGTCGTCGACGGGATCGTCCGCATCTTCCTGACGGCGGATGACAGCCGCGAGCTGACCATCCAGCTTTACGAGGAAGGCGAGGTCATCGGCGAAATCGCGCTGATCGACGGGCTGCCGCGCAGCGCCGGCGCCGCGACGCTGACCGAGACGCGCCTGATCTTCATCCCGCGCCAGTCCTTCCTCAACCTGCTCGACAGTTCGAGCCAGTTGCAGCGCCAGATCATCCTCAGTCTCTGCGAGCGGCTGCGGCACACCAACGAGCAGGTAAACCGCGCCGTCTTCACCGATCTGCGCCATCGCCTGCTGGTGCTGCTGCGCCAGCTCGCGCTGATCCACGGCCGCATCGAACGCGATGTCGCGGTCGTCGAGCTCGACCTGACCCAGGGCACGCTCGCCCAGATGCTGGGCGCCAGCCGCGAGGCGGTGAACAAGCAGATCCGCGCCCTGATCAAGGAAGGGCGCCTTTCCGTCGACGGCCATCGCATCATCGTGCACCGCTCGACCCGCGAGACCTGA